One stretch of Rhizobium rhizoryzae DNA includes these proteins:
- a CDS encoding BON domain-containing protein codes for MVFKPQTFHEKAPTVVTEFPTEAALEAQVAAALAEAGGLDAADISVTTKAGTVTLIGRVLLDTQIERAEEVARSVPNVTDVVNKLVSEQTH; via the coding sequence ATGGTGTTCAAACCCCAGACATTTCACGAGAAGGCACCAACGGTCGTAACCGAATTCCCGACGGAAGCAGCGCTTGAGGCGCAAGTGGCAGCGGCCCTTGCCGAAGCAGGCGGACTGGATGCGGCAGACATCTCCGTCACAACCAAAGCCGGAACCGTCACCCTGATTGGACGCGTGCTCCTCGACACTCAGATCGAGCGCGCCGAAGAGGTGGCTCGCTCCGTCCCGAACGTCACCGACGTCGTCAACAAACTCGTATCTGAACAGACACACTGA
- a CDS encoding DUF2934 domain-containing protein produces MQCTKSTWTWNLFDFANVTGVGRMERNMADSESWIKQRAYELWEADGQPHGKHDEHWAQARAEYEAREKSNGKAPAKRKASAGSAEEKPSASKGNSTKPRAEKPAIRNSDAGKVDEAKPVDKKRVSLKKAEAKAVSKIAAAKPAVDANPVRKPRKSQPA; encoded by the coding sequence ATGCAGTGCACAAAATCAACCTGGACGTGGAACCTATTCGATTTTGCTAACGTTACCGGTGTTGGGCGAATGGAGAGGAATATGGCGGACTCCGAAAGTTGGATAAAGCAGCGTGCATATGAGCTGTGGGAGGCCGACGGCCAACCCCACGGAAAACATGACGAGCACTGGGCTCAGGCCCGCGCAGAATATGAGGCCCGTGAAAAAAGCAACGGGAAGGCGCCTGCAAAGCGTAAGGCAAGCGCTGGTTCCGCAGAAGAGAAGCCGTCCGCGTCGAAGGGTAATTCAACAAAGCCTCGGGCAGAAAAACCTGCGATAAGGAATTCCGACGCAGGCAAGGTCGATGAAGCAAAGCCTGTGGACAAAAAACGAGTTTCCCTGAAAAAGGCAGAAGCAAAGGCGGTTTCGAAAATCGCCGCTGCAAAGCCCGCGGTCGACGCGAACCCGGTTCGAAAGCCGCGCAAATCTCAACCCGCCTGA
- the ligD gene encoding DNA ligase D: MSLAQYNDKRDFKTSPEPRGKKAKQAGNSFVIQKHAARRLHYDFRLEMDGVLKSWAVTKGPSLVSGEKRLAVHVEDHPLDYGTFEGTIPEGQYGAGQVIVWDRGTWEPIGDLKKAYKKGHLEFALHGEKLEGRWHLVRMAGKPEESRENWLLIKAEDEFARTETDADILEERPTSVKTGLDLKTKPSKTPTRKAPEKASEPEEKTVGIKGTRTAAMPDFVEPQLATLVKSAPSGERWLHEVKLDGYRLQAHIKDGVVRLLTRTGLDWTKRFGTDINKALQGLPARQAIIDGEVAVESGSGATDFSLLQQDLSEGRSERFVFHLFDLLYLDGQDLTKARLMDRKAALERLLNECPANLRYSEHFRDEGGLVLKHACRLSLEGIISKLANAPYKSGRGRDWVKSKCSARQEFVIAGYMPSTVSKSAIGSLVMGYYEDGVLQHAGRVGTGFSTASARSLFKTLAPLETERAPFETKLTADERRNVVFVEPKLVAEVEFRGWTADAHLRHASFRGLREDKQATAVVRETGPDRGKDNTTRDVQRSVKLTHPDRIYWPDAGVTKAGLADYYAEVWPFMAPFVVNRPLSLVRGPDGITKPLFFQKHGWKGMTKNAKLVIDPADEKGEQNITIRDLDGLLGLVQGGTLEIHPWGSSVSDWERPDMVIIDLDPGEGTGWQAVMTAAGEVRSRFADMGLTGFLKTSGGKGLHIVAPVKPKAIWPTVKAAMKALADAMAGDSPDLYVSTVTKSKRKGKILIDYLRNGRGATAVAPYSTRARPGAPVSMPIDWNELGQGIGPAHFTVENASARLNALRQDPWADFRKAEAPINHRPDKK, translated from the coding sequence ATGTCTCTTGCACAATACAACGACAAGCGCGACTTCAAGACCTCTCCGGAGCCACGCGGCAAGAAGGCAAAGCAAGCGGGCAACAGCTTCGTCATCCAGAAACATGCGGCAAGGCGGCTGCATTATGATTTCCGGCTGGAAATGGACGGCGTCCTGAAAAGCTGGGCTGTCACCAAGGGCCCAAGTCTCGTTTCGGGCGAAAAGCGGCTTGCGGTCCATGTCGAGGATCATCCGCTCGATTACGGCACTTTCGAAGGCACGATTCCCGAGGGCCAGTACGGTGCGGGTCAGGTCATTGTCTGGGATCGAGGAACGTGGGAACCGATCGGCGATCTTAAAAAGGCCTATAAAAAGGGTCATCTGGAATTTGCGCTTCACGGAGAAAAGCTGGAGGGCCGCTGGCATCTGGTCCGCATGGCTGGCAAACCGGAAGAGAGCCGTGAGAACTGGCTTCTGATCAAGGCGGAAGATGAGTTTGCCCGAACGGAGACAGACGCCGACATTCTGGAGGAGAGGCCCACCTCCGTGAAGACGGGCCTTGACCTCAAAACCAAGCCGTCGAAAACCCCAACAAGGAAGGCGCCGGAAAAGGCCTCTGAACCTGAAGAGAAAACCGTCGGTATCAAAGGTACACGGACGGCAGCCATGCCCGACTTTGTCGAACCTCAACTGGCGACACTGGTCAAATCCGCGCCGTCCGGAGAACGCTGGCTGCATGAGGTGAAACTGGACGGCTATCGCCTGCAGGCCCATATCAAAGACGGTGTCGTCAGGCTTTTGACCAGGACCGGTCTCGACTGGACCAAGCGCTTCGGCACGGACATCAACAAGGCGCTTCAAGGCCTCCCCGCTCGTCAGGCGATCATCGATGGCGAAGTGGCCGTAGAATCCGGCAGTGGCGCAACGGACTTTTCACTGCTGCAGCAGGACTTGAGCGAAGGACGGTCAGAACGCTTTGTCTTTCATCTGTTCGATCTCCTCTATCTTGACGGACAGGATTTGACCAAGGCGCGGCTGATGGATCGCAAGGCGGCATTGGAACGACTTCTGAACGAGTGCCCTGCCAATCTGCGCTACAGCGAACATTTTAGGGATGAAGGCGGGCTGGTTCTCAAGCACGCCTGTCGCCTGAGTCTCGAAGGCATAATTTCGAAGCTCGCGAACGCTCCGTACAAAAGCGGTCGCGGACGGGACTGGGTCAAATCCAAATGCTCCGCCCGCCAGGAATTCGTCATCGCAGGCTATATGCCATCCACGGTCTCGAAGTCAGCCATCGGCTCTCTGGTCATGGGTTACTACGAGGATGGCGTCTTGCAACATGCAGGCCGGGTAGGAACCGGCTTTTCGACCGCATCGGCGCGCTCCCTGTTCAAGACACTTGCGCCGCTTGAGACCGAACGGGCGCCGTTCGAGACAAAACTGACCGCAGATGAACGCCGCAATGTAGTCTTCGTCGAACCAAAGCTGGTAGCCGAGGTGGAATTTCGCGGCTGGACGGCAGATGCCCATCTGCGTCACGCATCGTTCCGGGGCCTGCGGGAGGACAAGCAGGCAACCGCGGTCGTGCGGGAAACAGGGCCCGACCGGGGCAAGGACAACACAACTCGCGACGTCCAGCGCAGCGTCAAGCTCACGCATCCGGATCGCATCTACTGGCCGGATGCCGGGGTCACCAAAGCAGGCCTCGCAGATTATTACGCCGAGGTATGGCCTTTCATGGCACCCTTCGTGGTCAATCGTCCGCTGTCTCTGGTTCGGGGCCCGGATGGCATCACCAAGCCTCTGTTCTTCCAGAAGCATGGATGGAAAGGCATGACAAAGAATGCGAAACTGGTGATCGATCCCGCCGACGAAAAAGGAGAGCAGAACATCACCATCCGAGATCTCGATGGGCTGCTCGGTCTTGTGCAGGGCGGAACGCTCGAAATTCATCCGTGGGGTTCCAGTGTTTCCGATTGGGAGCGCCCCGACATGGTCATCATTGATCTGGATCCCGGCGAGGGTACAGGCTGGCAGGCGGTCATGACAGCAGCCGGAGAAGTGCGCTCGAGGTTTGCAGATATGGGCCTCACCGGTTTCCTGAAGACATCCGGCGGCAAGGGTCTCCACATCGTTGCTCCGGTAAAGCCGAAAGCAATATGGCCGACGGTAAAGGCCGCCATGAAAGCCCTCGCTGATGCCATGGCGGGAGACAGTCCAGACCTCTATGTGTCGACCGTGACAAAGTCCAAGCGCAAGGGAAAGATCCTGATCGACTATCTGCGAAACGGCCGTGGCGCGACTGCCGTTGCCCCCTATTCGACCCGTGCCAGACCGGGCGCGCCCGTTTCCATGCCGATTGATTGGAATGAGCTTGGCCAAGGAATAGGCCCGGCCCATTTTACAGTTGAGAACGCAAGCGCCCGATTGAACGCACTCCGTCAGGACCCTTGGGCAGATTTCCGAAAGGCGGAAGCGCCGATTAACCATCGCCCCGACAAAAAGTAG
- a CDS encoding non-homologous end joining protein Ku: MAPHVFWKGYLKLSLVTCRVTMAPAVSESGKVRFHNLNAKTHNRVLSQYVDGVTGKPVDDDDQVKGFERSEDDYVLFEDEELDDVGLESTRTIDIEAFVPSGEIGWIWYDRPHFLAPDDKVGEEAFSVIREAMAATGMVGIARLVMYRRERAVMLVPDGKGIIVWTLRYGDEVRDADAYYQLAQPGKSDAQHLSLIKKLIGERIEKWDPAMADDPVQDKLLDIIKRRKKSKKTRATPSKSGAKRSDNVVDIMSALKKSLDDERRAKGK, encoded by the coding sequence GTGGCGCCGCATGTTTTCTGGAAAGGCTATCTCAAACTTTCGCTCGTGACCTGCCGGGTGACGATGGCGCCAGCCGTTTCAGAAAGTGGAAAGGTGCGATTTCACAATCTCAATGCCAAAACGCACAATCGAGTCCTGTCGCAATATGTCGACGGCGTCACCGGCAAGCCGGTCGATGACGATGATCAGGTGAAGGGGTTCGAACGGAGCGAAGACGACTATGTGCTGTTCGAGGACGAAGAGCTGGATGATGTCGGTCTCGAAAGTACTCGCACGATAGACATCGAAGCCTTCGTTCCCTCCGGTGAGATCGGCTGGATCTGGTATGACCGTCCGCATTTTCTGGCGCCGGACGACAAGGTCGGCGAGGAGGCATTCTCCGTCATCCGTGAAGCCATGGCTGCCACCGGCATGGTTGGTATTGCGCGGCTTGTCATGTATCGCCGGGAGCGTGCCGTGATGCTGGTGCCGGACGGGAAGGGCATCATTGTCTGGACGCTTCGATATGGCGATGAAGTGCGCGATGCGGACGCCTATTATCAGCTGGCACAGCCCGGAAAATCCGATGCTCAGCACTTGTCGCTCATCAAGAAACTGATCGGCGAACGCATTGAGAAATGGGATCCTGCCATGGCGGACGATCCGGTTCAGGACAAGCTGCTCGATATCATCAAGCGCCGAAAGAAGAGCAAGAAGACGCGAGCTACGCCCTCGAAATCCGGTGCGAAGCGCTCCGACAACGTTGTTGACATCATGAGCGCGCTGAAGAAGAGCCTTGACGACGAGCGCCGCGCCAAGGGGAAGTGA
- a CDS encoding sigma-70 family RNA polymerase sigma factor, which translates to MSDKQLSRDPARADIVRLIPALRAFARTFCRNPTDADDLVQETLMKALANLDKFEPGTKLKSWLFTIMRNTFYTRSKVLGREAPGLEECVSGDSPMEATQEVQTRAREVQRALAKLPPHYREVLTLVAILGESYESAAEICNVAVGTVKSRLNRARHQILLELGEDD; encoded by the coding sequence GTGTCCGATAAACAGCTGAGTCGCGATCCTGCTCGCGCAGATATTGTCAGGCTCATTCCAGCGCTGCGCGCCTTTGCACGCACATTCTGCCGCAACCCGACGGATGCGGACGATCTTGTGCAGGAAACGCTGATGAAGGCACTCGCCAATCTCGACAAGTTCGAACCGGGTACCAAGCTGAAGTCCTGGCTTTTCACCATCATGCGAAACACGTTCTACACCCGCTCCAAGGTGCTTGGCCGGGAAGCGCCGGGACTGGAAGAATGTGTTTCCGGCGATAGCCCGATGGAAGCGACCCAGGAAGTGCAAACGCGGGCACGCGAAGTTCAGCGTGCCTTGGCGAAGCTTCCTCCGCATTACCGCGAAGTGCTGACGCTTGTTGCAATCCTGGGGGAAAGCTACGAGTCCGCTGCTGAAATTTGCAACGTGGCCGTGGGAACGGTCAAGAGCAGGCTGAACCGGGCGCGTCACCAGATCCTTCTGGAACTGGGTGAGGACGATTAG
- the glgA gene encoding glycogen synthase GlgA has protein sequence MKVLSVTSEMYPLIKTGGLADVTGSLPKALANCAIQTTTMLPGYPSVLARLPDLLPLTSFEDLLGQRATLFRAEHEGLDLLILDCPTLYDRDGGPYINGAGEDHHDNWLRFAVLSKAAANVANGALPGWRPDLVHTHDWQSALTSVYMREAGCDVPVVLTIHNLAFQGQYGADRLPALDLPPHLFNTNCLEYFGDISYLKGGLQTSDMITTVSPTYAREILTSRFGMGLDGVLNQRVMSLRGIVNGIDMDVWNPSTDPFLPRNFDSTSLKRKRENRAPLLERFGLEQGDGPVFSAITRLTWQKGMDMFAEAADEVLYQGGRIIVFGQGDHEIERILRRTADRFPGRMAVHTGYDEPTAHLIQGGSDAIVQPSRFEPCGLTQLYALRYGCVPVVSRTGGLSETIIDANDAAMSARVATGFQFHPVNTDGLRLALRRALDTYGDTRNWARLQHQGMKTHFSWERSAEKYAAIYNNLLARRQEATDQRRYR, from the coding sequence ATGAAAGTGCTTTCCGTGACGTCCGAAATGTACCCCCTCATCAAGACCGGGGGTCTGGCGGACGTTACGGGTTCTCTTCCCAAAGCTTTGGCAAACTGCGCGATACAGACGACGACGATGCTTCCCGGCTACCCTTCCGTTCTTGCCAGGCTGCCGGACCTCCTTCCGCTCACGAGCTTCGAGGACCTGCTTGGCCAGCGTGCTACGCTGTTTCGCGCTGAGCATGAGGGTCTGGACCTTCTAATCCTTGACTGCCCTACCCTCTATGATCGTGACGGCGGCCCCTATATCAACGGAGCGGGAGAAGATCATCACGACAACTGGTTGCGATTTGCAGTCCTGTCCAAGGCTGCAGCCAATGTGGCCAATGGAGCACTTCCGGGTTGGCGACCGGATCTTGTCCACACGCATGACTGGCAGAGCGCACTGACCTCCGTTTACATGCGGGAGGCGGGATGCGACGTGCCGGTCGTTCTGACGATCCACAATCTCGCTTTTCAGGGCCAATATGGTGCCGATCGTCTCCCGGCGCTGGATCTGCCGCCACATCTGTTCAACACCAATTGCCTCGAATATTTCGGCGATATCAGCTATCTCAAGGGTGGCCTGCAAACGTCGGACATGATTACGACCGTCAGTCCAACCTATGCCCGGGAGATCCTGACCAGCCGCTTCGGCATGGGGCTGGATGGCGTGCTCAATCAGCGCGTGATGTCCTTGCGTGGCATCGTAAACGGCATCGATATGGATGTCTGGAACCCTTCAACGGATCCGTTTCTGCCAAGGAATTTCGATTCCACCAGCCTGAAGCGCAAACGCGAGAACCGGGCACCACTTCTGGAGCGTTTTGGGCTGGAACAGGGCGATGGGCCTGTTTTCTCGGCGATCACCCGGCTGACCTGGCAAAAAGGCATGGACATGTTCGCGGAAGCGGCGGACGAGGTGCTGTACCAGGGCGGCAGGATTATCGTTTTCGGCCAGGGCGATCACGAGATCGAACGTATTCTGAGGCGCACCGCAGACCGGTTTCCGGGAAGGATGGCCGTGCACACCGGCTATGACGAGCCGACAGCCCATCTCATCCAGGGTGGGTCGGATGCTATCGTTCAACCGTCTCGGTTTGAACCCTGTGGCCTGACACAGCTGTACGCGCTCCGCTATGGCTGCGTGCCAGTCGTCTCCCGCACTGGCGGGCTATCGGAGACGATCATCGATGCAAACGACGCCGCCATGTCGGCGCGGGTCGCAACCGGCTTCCAGTTCCATCCGGTCAATACGGATGGCTTGCGACTGGCCTTGCGTCGTGCGCTCGATACGTATGGAGATACGCGCAACTGGGCGCGGTTGCAGCATCAGGGCATGAAGACGCACTTTTCATGGGAACGGAGCGCCGAGAAATACGCGGCCATTTACAACAACCTGCTGGCTCGACGGCAGGAGGCGACAGATCAGCGGCGATATCGATGA
- a CDS encoding glucose/quinate/shikimate family membrane-bound PQQ-dependent dehydrogenase has protein sequence MPVTITAVLFTLIGIALAAGGAQLLMLGGSAYYLITGIAFIVTAILLFLRRAEALWLYALIILGSLGWAILEVGLDWWQLGPRGGVIIVAGMWLLTPWIRRPLGFVSPNTGHRYSAGAAPLAASVGLAVLIAVISMFVNSNDLSGNLPTDKIAAAPALGGNVPPGEWHQYGRTPYGQRYSPLDQINVQNVSDLQEVWRYQTGDVKLPEDVGETTYQVTPLKIGNSLYLCTPHNWAIALDATTGKQKWKYDPNVGLNPDRQHQTCRGVTYYKDPQTAAGQPCAERVYLPTSDARLIALDAANGQVCPSFAENGVLHLEQKMPHNPAGYYYSTSPPVIAAGKIIIGGAVNDNYSTQEQSGVIRAFDVNSGALVWNWDSGNPTQTQPLPEGQKYTTNSPNSWSVFSVDEELGLVYIPLGNQVPDQLGMNRSENVEKYSAGIVALDINTGADRWMRQFVHHDLWDMDVPAQPVLMNLSKPDGAMVPALVGPTKQGDIYVLDRRNGEPILPVTEQPAPGGAIPEDRTAPTQPISALNFRPPTLQGKDMWGVTMFDQMVCRIRLKQLKYDGQYTPPSLQGTLVYPGNFGTFNWGSVAVDPERMVMFGMPTYLAFTSQLVPRSEVPPKGQDEKGSEQGLNRNDGAPYAVRMGPFLGPLGIPCQAPPWGYVAGADLRTGKTAYKHKNGTVYDMTPLPLPFKVGVPGIGGPMITKGGIAFLGAAVDNYLRAYNLTTGEQLWEARLPAGGQATPMTYSVDDGRQFVVMVAGGHGSIGTKPGDYVIAYSLPRR, from the coding sequence ATGCCTGTTACGATCACAGCGGTCCTGTTCACATTGATCGGGATCGCGCTGGCGGCTGGCGGCGCACAACTGCTGATGCTGGGAGGGAGTGCCTACTACCTCATCACCGGTATCGCCTTCATTGTTACCGCCATCCTGCTTTTTCTTCGCCGCGCAGAAGCCCTTTGGCTCTACGCCCTCATCATTCTCGGTTCTCTGGGCTGGGCCATTCTCGAAGTCGGCCTTGACTGGTGGCAGCTTGGTCCGCGCGGCGGCGTCATCATCGTGGCTGGCATGTGGCTTCTCACGCCATGGATCCGCAGGCCGCTCGGCTTTGTGAGCCCGAACACCGGTCATCGCTATAGTGCGGGTGCCGCACCGCTTGCCGCATCGGTCGGCCTTGCGGTTCTCATTGCCGTCATTTCCATGTTTGTGAACAGCAATGACCTTTCCGGCAACTTGCCGACAGACAAGATTGCGGCTGCTCCGGCGCTGGGTGGCAATGTGCCTCCGGGCGAATGGCACCAGTATGGCCGGACGCCCTATGGGCAGCGGTACTCTCCTTTGGACCAGATAAACGTTCAAAACGTCTCTGATCTTCAGGAGGTCTGGCGCTACCAGACAGGTGACGTAAAGCTGCCTGAGGATGTTGGAGAGACGACCTATCAGGTAACCCCGCTCAAGATTGGCAATTCGCTTTACCTCTGCACGCCACACAACTGGGCGATCGCTCTTGATGCGACGACTGGTAAGCAGAAATGGAAATATGACCCCAATGTCGGGTTGAATCCCGACCGCCAGCATCAGACCTGCCGCGGTGTGACCTATTACAAGGACCCGCAGACTGCAGCCGGTCAACCTTGTGCCGAACGCGTGTATCTTCCTACCTCGGATGCGCGGCTGATCGCACTGGACGCGGCAAACGGCCAGGTCTGCCCTTCCTTTGCGGAGAACGGCGTCCTGCATCTGGAGCAGAAGATGCCGCACAATCCGGCAGGCTACTACTATTCCACATCGCCACCGGTCATTGCCGCGGGCAAGATCATCATCGGCGGTGCTGTCAACGACAACTATTCGACGCAAGAACAGTCCGGCGTCATCCGCGCTTTCGACGTCAACAGCGGCGCTCTGGTCTGGAACTGGGATTCCGGTAATCCGACGCAGACCCAGCCTTTGCCGGAAGGGCAGAAATACACCACCAACTCGCCCAATAGCTGGTCAGTCTTCAGCGTGGATGAGGAACTGGGGCTCGTCTACATTCCTCTTGGCAACCAGGTTCCCGACCAGCTCGGCATGAACCGCTCCGAGAACGTCGAGAAATATTCGGCGGGCATCGTCGCGCTTGATATCAATACCGGGGCGGACCGCTGGATGCGCCAGTTCGTTCACCACGATCTCTGGGACATGGACGTGCCAGCCCAGCCTGTTCTGATGAACCTCAGCAAGCCGGATGGCGCCATGGTGCCAGCGCTTGTCGGACCGACCAAGCAGGGCGATATCTACGTTCTTGATCGCCGCAATGGTGAGCCGATCCTGCCGGTCACGGAGCAGCCAGCGCCGGGCGGTGCCATTCCGGAAGATCGCACGGCGCCGACGCAGCCGATTTCCGCGCTCAATTTCCGCCCGCCAACGCTGCAGGGCAAGGACATGTGGGGCGTCACCATGTTCGACCAGATGGTGTGCCGTATCCGGTTGAAGCAGTTGAAGTATGACGGCCAGTATACGCCGCCTTCCTTGCAGGGAACGCTGGTCTATCCCGGCAATTTCGGCACCTTCAACTGGGGTTCGGTTGCGGTTGATCCGGAACGCATGGTGATGTTCGGCATGCCGACATACCTTGCTTTCACCTCGCAGCTGGTTCCACGGTCAGAGGTTCCACCAAAGGGTCAGGACGAGAAGGGTTCCGAACAGGGATTGAACCGCAATGATGGCGCTCCCTACGCCGTGCGCATGGGACCATTCCTCGGTCCGCTTGGCATTCCCTGCCAGGCTCCGCCATGGGGTTATGTCGCAGGCGCCGATCTGCGCACCGGAAAAACCGCTTACAAGCACAAGAACGGCACCGTCTACGACATGACGCCGCTTCCTCTGCCCTTCAAGGTTGGTGTTCCAGGTATTGGCGGACCGATGATCACCAAGGGCGGTATCGCCTTCCTCGGTGCCGCGGTTGACAACTACCTGCGCGCCTACAATCTCACGACGGGTGAACAGCTGTGGGAAGCACGTCTGCCCGCAGGCGGTCAAGCAACACCCATGACCTATTCGGTTGATGACGGCCGACAGTTCGTTGTCATGGTTGCCGGTGGCCACGGTTCGATCGGCACCAAGCCGGGCGATTACGTCATCGCCTACAGCCTGCCGCGCCGCTGA
- a CDS encoding YciE/YciF ferroxidase family protein, protein MATKTLDDLFHETLKDIYYAERKISKTLPKMARGAQNEQLKQAFLDHKEETDGQIERLQQVFELIGKRARGKTCDAIEGIISEGEEILEEFKGTPALDAGLLAAAQAVEHYEIARYGTLCAWAKQLGLDEAAQLLSETLKEESATDEKLSKLAQTTLNSAAKKAA, encoded by the coding sequence ATGGCAACGAAGACGCTTGACGACCTCTTTCATGAAACACTGAAAGACATCTACTATGCCGAGCGAAAAATCTCGAAGACCCTTCCAAAGATGGCACGCGGCGCCCAGAACGAGCAGTTGAAGCAGGCCTTTCTCGACCACAAAGAGGAAACCGATGGCCAGATCGAGCGCCTTCAACAGGTATTCGAACTGATTGGAAAGCGGGCACGCGGCAAGACCTGCGATGCAATCGAAGGCATCATTTCCGAGGGCGAAGAAATCCTTGAAGAGTTCAAGGGAACCCCGGCATTGGATGCGGGACTTCTGGCAGCTGCCCAGGCAGTCGAGCATTATGAGATTGCGCGCTACGGCACCCTCTGTGCCTGGGCAAAACAGCTTGGCCTTGACGAAGCCGCGCAGCTGCTTTCCGAAACGTTGAAGGAAGAAAGTGCGACCGACGAAAAGCTGAGCAAGCTAGCACAGACAACGCTGAACTCGGCTGCGAAGAAAGCGGCCTGA
- a CDS encoding non-homologous end joining protein Ku, which translates to MAPRANWKGHLTLGDLSCAVALYTAASTSDRVSFHIINRRTGHRVQRQMVDAETGKPVERDDIVKGYELSSGDYVLLDPDEIAEAVPESDKTLALETFIPCNEIDTIYLDRPYYLAPADKVSAEVFDLIRHGLEAKSAAALARTVLFRRLRTLLIRPHGDGLIATTLNYDYEVRSASEAFADIKEFKIEGEMLDLAQHIINTKRGSFEPGAFEDRYENALQELVKAKIEGRKPPKKPKPKETNVVNLMEALRMSAGLKESENKPKRKASRAASDKKSPKRAARPATRKAS; encoded by the coding sequence GTGGCACCCCGCGCGAACTGGAAAGGCCATCTGACCCTTGGTGATCTGAGCTGTGCGGTCGCTCTCTACACCGCAGCCTCGACATCCGACCGGGTCAGCTTCCACATTATTAACCGCCGCACCGGACACCGTGTGCAGAGACAGATGGTGGATGCCGAAACCGGCAAGCCGGTCGAGCGCGACGACATCGTCAAGGGCTATGAGCTCTCCAGCGGCGACTATGTCCTGCTTGATCCCGACGAAATTGCCGAGGCCGTGCCCGAAAGCGACAAGACGCTTGCCCTTGAAACCTTCATTCCCTGCAATGAGATCGACACCATTTATCTCGATCGGCCTTACTACCTCGCCCCGGCGGACAAGGTATCGGCGGAGGTTTTTGACCTTATCCGGCATGGCTTGGAGGCAAAAAGTGCGGCAGCGCTCGCACGCACGGTGCTGTTTCGACGCCTGCGGACGCTGCTCATTCGACCACACGGCGATGGACTGATCGCCACAACGCTGAACTACGACTACGAAGTCCGATCTGCAAGCGAGGCATTTGCCGACATCAAGGAGTTCAAGATCGAAGGCGAAATGCTGGATCTGGCACAGCATATCATCAATACCAAGCGCGGGAGCTTCGAGCCGGGAGCCTTCGAGGATCGATACGAGAACGCTCTGCAGGAACTCGTGAAAGCGAAGATCGAAGGCCGCAAGCCACCGAAGAAGCCCAAGCCCAAGGAAACGAATGTGGTGAACCTGATGGAAGCGCTTCGCATGAGCGCCGGCCTAAAGGAAAGCGAGAATAAGCCAAAGCGTAAAGCGTCCAGGGCAGCATCCGACAAGAAGTCACCGAAGCGCGCTGCACGGCCTGCGACCCGGAAAGCGAGCTGA